From Paenibacillus sp. V4I7, one genomic window encodes:
- a CDS encoding immunoglobulin-like domain-containing protein, whose translation MKKKILFVIGSFLLGACILYVSTNQSLSAEDPVKALLNDDQKKLFDFEKQYDVAMESEISRIFPNGEFETYGYYYLSSENADKIEYVFVLEIEDNKTKELMTTLQILFGDKGVSFKKAKYKMKDLKQLQINLAEKLKNIDGFSSHIDLKSGKVVVEAYMEDSQKVELITTFGADMLDVINEDPQSSYHFPSGSNTRRENGGDLVQNQKKMEQINFYEFLPQSGKWTYKQQVEIYNEFALVKKPGEEVTMAVGLSEENKVKLDSNIIRFKLTERNADGTFVKLVDEQHVPIVKTGWDPRVTVKLPEKEGAHYFITGEVIVGGNVEDVVLNSYEVPIQQVNAEINLDKVAYPSSGSLTITMVNSGPTSLFYGLNYKMERNENKTWVEVPLKRNQAISAIGLNLHVREIWEQTVTYKNLKPGTYRISKEVEGNGTSIEKVIYAEFKIKE comes from the coding sequence ATGAAAAAAAAGATATTATTTGTTATTGGATCCTTTTTACTGGGTGCTTGTATTTTATACGTTTCAACAAATCAATCATTATCAGCAGAAGACCCTGTAAAAGCATTGCTAAACGATGATCAAAAGAAATTATTTGATTTTGAAAAGCAATATGATGTTGCTATGGAAAGCGAGATCAGCAGGATTTTCCCAAATGGAGAGTTCGAAACCTATGGGTACTATTATTTGAGTTCCGAAAATGCCGATAAAATCGAATACGTTTTTGTGTTGGAAATAGAAGATAACAAAACAAAAGAACTAATGACAACACTTCAAATATTATTTGGGGACAAAGGTGTTAGCTTCAAGAAAGCGAAGTACAAGATGAAGGACTTGAAACAGCTACAAATAAACCTTGCTGAAAAACTTAAGAATATTGATGGTTTTTCGTCGCATATTGATTTGAAGAGTGGAAAAGTAGTTGTTGAAGCTTATATGGAAGATTCTCAAAAAGTAGAGTTAATAACCACTTTTGGTGCAGATATGCTGGATGTCATAAACGAAGATCCCCAATCAAGTTATCACTTCCCGTCAGGCAGCAATACAAGGAGAGAAAATGGGGGTGACTTAGTGCAGAATCAAAAGAAAATGGAACAGATAAACTTCTATGAGTTTCTACCTCAATCAGGTAAGTGGACTTATAAACAACAGGTAGAAATTTACAACGAGTTTGCATTAGTTAAAAAACCCGGCGAGGAAGTAACAATGGCTGTTGGTCTAAGTGAAGAGAATAAAGTGAAACTTGATTCAAACATCATCCGATTTAAGTTAACCGAAAGAAATGCAGATGGAACATTCGTTAAACTCGTGGATGAACAACACGTACCTATAGTAAAAACAGGCTGGGACCCGAGGGTTACTGTAAAACTTCCGGAAAAAGAGGGAGCCCATTATTTCATTACAGGTGAGGTTATCGTTGGAGGCAATGTAGAGGATGTTGTCCTTAATTCATATGAAGTACCCATTCAACAAGTAAATGCTGAGATCAATTTAGATAAAGTCGCTTATCCGAGCAGTGGATCATTGACGATCACAATGGTTAATTCAGGTCCAACTTCACTTTTTTACGGCTTAAACTATAAGATGGAACGAAACGAAAATAAAACTTGGGTTGAAGTTCCATTAAAAAGGAATCAAGCTATTTCTGCAATCGGATTGAATTTGCACGTTAGGGAAATTTGGGAACAAACAGTTACTTATAAAAATCTAAAGCCAGGCACTTACAGGATCAGTAAAGAAGTAGAAGGGAACGGAACTTCAATAGAGAAAGTGATTTACGCCGAGTTCAAAATTAAGGAATGA
- a CDS encoding DUF5662 family protein, protein MIKAYWNYFLYILNHKLNVLIECWKEGLYIQGIIHDWSKFSPAEFFPYAKRFYSGKPLNLEDELNWKYAWLRHQHKNKHHWEYWVINPNTKEALPMPKKYVIEMVCDWRSFSRKWGRKVKESTLNLTDSIVVHPETKRELELLTSHQRTKAHSANGETIVK, encoded by the coding sequence ATGATAAAAGCTTACTGGAATTATTTCTTGTATATCCTTAATCATAAACTGAATGTTCTGATTGAGTGTTGGAAGGAAGGCCTCTATATTCAGGGGATTATTCATGATTGGTCGAAATTTTCACCGGCTGAATTCTTTCCCTACGCTAAAAGGTTTTATTCTGGCAAACCCTTAAACCTAGAAGACGAATTGAATTGGAAATACGCTTGGCTCCGTCATCAGCATAAAAATAAGCACCATTGGGAGTATTGGGTTATTAACCCCAATACAAAAGAGGCATTACCCATGCCAAAGAAGTATGTCATCGAAATGGTATGTGATTGGCGCTCCTTCTCAAGAAAATGGGGGAGAAAGGTAAAAGAATCTACTCTAAACCTTACGGATAGCATAGTAGTTCATCCGGAAACGAAAAGAGAGCTTGAGCTTCTGACATCCCATCAACGAACAAAAGCTCATTCAGCTAACGGAGAAACGATAGTGAAATAA
- the ltrA gene encoding group II intron reverse transcriptase/maturase, which produces MNADYTANATNENARRLQNTLYLAAKENPKRKFHALYDKVFRKDILQEAWTRVKTNRGSAGIDGQSIGEEFFIEEIRQQLMNGEYRPSPVKRKEIPKPDGKTRPLGIPTVRDRTVQMATKLVIEGIFEADFKDCSYGFRPKRSAHQAIKSIRESINWGAAVNWVVDVDITGYFDNISHSKLMKLVEERICDRRILKLIRQWLEAGVMKDGVWHKTKIGSPQGGVISPLLANIYLNYLDTIWEKRFSHLGKLVRYADDLVILCRYKPQALEAIHVLKAIFGKLELTMNTSKSKLVCLWRNQDGFDFLGFHHRKMPHLHKKGVMYRLRSFPSKKAMKKMRTRLKEETASRGRLNWSLKLMVELLNPMIQGWRNFYAHQDVDRSMANRFLAKVDWYILRRLRQFWNNKHRKRKRNWSEMHILLQRTGLKTLCTWKNRTAQDEERRKAVCGKTARTV; this is translated from the coding sequence GTGAATGCCGATTACACGGCTAACGCCACCAATGAAAACGCTCGACGACTCCAAAATACCCTCTATCTTGCGGCTAAGGAGAACCCGAAGCGTAAGTTTCATGCGCTGTACGACAAAGTATTCCGGAAAGATATCCTGCAAGAAGCATGGACAAGAGTGAAAACCAATCGTGGAAGTGCCGGCATCGATGGACAATCAATCGGTGAAGAATTCTTCATCGAAGAGATCAGACAACAGCTAATGAATGGGGAATACCGACCGTCTCCGGTCAAACGGAAAGAGATTCCGAAACCTGACGGAAAGACACGTCCCTTGGGCATTCCAACAGTCCGTGACCGAACTGTTCAGATGGCAACCAAACTGGTGATCGAAGGCATATTCGAAGCAGATTTTAAAGATTGCTCTTACGGATTTCGCCCCAAGCGGTCGGCTCACCAGGCTATAAAGAGCATCCGGGAAAGCATCAATTGGGGAGCCGCCGTCAACTGGGTGGTCGACGTAGATATTACTGGCTACTTCGATAATATCTCCCACAGCAAGCTGATGAAACTGGTCGAAGAACGCATCTGCGACAGGCGCATTCTAAAGTTAATTAGACAGTGGCTTGAAGCAGGTGTAATGAAGGATGGCGTATGGCACAAAACGAAGATTGGAAGCCCACAAGGCGGTGTAATATCTCCTCTTCTGGCCAACATCTATCTCAACTACCTCGATACGATATGGGAAAAACGGTTTTCTCATCTGGGCAAGCTAGTCAGGTATGCAGATGATCTTGTCATTCTTTGCCGGTACAAGCCGCAGGCACTCGAAGCTATTCATGTACTCAAGGCCATCTTCGGAAAACTAGAGTTAACCATGAACACGTCAAAATCAAAGTTAGTATGTCTATGGAGGAATCAGGATGGGTTTGACTTTCTTGGTTTTCACCACAGGAAGATGCCGCATCTCCATAAAAAAGGGGTTATGTATAGACTTCGAAGCTTTCCATCGAAGAAAGCAATGAAGAAGATGCGTACTCGTTTGAAGGAAGAAACGGCATCCAGAGGCCGATTAAACTGGTCGTTAAAACTGATGGTCGAGCTACTGAATCCTATGATCCAAGGATGGCGTAACTTCTACGCTCATCAGGATGTGGATCGAAGTATGGCAAACCGTTTCCTTGCAAAAGTTGACTGGTACATTCTGAGGAGATTGAGACAGTTCTGGAATAACAAACACAGGAAGCGCAAGCGGAATTGGTCGGAGATGCATATTCTGCTTCAACGTACAGGACTGAAAACATTATGCACTTGGAAAAACCGTACTGCCCAAGATGAAGAACGTCGGAAAGCCGTATGCGGGAAAACTGCACGTACGGTTTGA
- a CDS encoding DUF5050 domain-containing protein, with protein MKNKLAVFALIGSLILPMLAQTGRVHANSADVKVTIPGYKVKLNGHLVDNAYREYPLLVYKDITYFPMTWYDSRLLGLEASWSKQEGLQISQGQVASAYVSYKSDHPNAASYRAEVPASAITVNGQTIDNAKEEYPLLSFRDVTYFPLTWKFAHDSFSWDYTWDTVDGLSIQSHNPQLAETGLPDYASKNDVALYKGYYYFVETQGSTNHVYRSPIKSPTDKETVYDYNIDNGRGIQNGVSFEFRDEVLWLNYHVGGATMGYDVYVKISADGKATVAQQGYLDFFETGYGTIIANDGNPPFAGNLSLMSSGQDRSSIKLLGSPDMMYGRHVTVDTNSVGVGGDNGSMTVVGDSVYVMGATYPKDNSNLNNIYKINLQSGTSVKVVNASVSRFRVIDNKLYYVKDADNALYRSEMDGTGELKLTERSVGWFGMAGGNVFYTSPAPSFDGTVVHANLYQKNPDGEDWIVLRDSVKAVQMENDRLVCIMGDYAPYGMELLDGSGRLLLEVANPIARIHASDDGILVATSGDLGIRTISLTDK; from the coding sequence ATGAAGAATAAATTGGCTGTATTCGCATTGATCGGATCACTGATTCTGCCTATGTTGGCCCAGACCGGACGGGTGCACGCCAATTCGGCGGATGTGAAGGTGACTATTCCAGGATATAAGGTGAAATTAAATGGACACCTGGTGGATAACGCGTATCGCGAGTACCCCTTGTTGGTGTATAAGGACATCACGTACTTCCCTATGACCTGGTACGATTCTCGGCTGCTAGGGCTGGAAGCCAGTTGGTCCAAACAGGAGGGGCTCCAGATTTCCCAGGGGCAGGTGGCTTCGGCCTATGTCTCTTACAAGTCGGATCACCCCAATGCGGCATCCTATCGCGCGGAGGTGCCTGCGTCGGCCATTACCGTGAACGGTCAGACCATCGACAACGCCAAGGAGGAGTATCCGCTCCTCAGCTTCCGGGACGTGACGTACTTCCCTCTTACCTGGAAGTTCGCGCATGACTCGTTTAGCTGGGATTACACCTGGGATACGGTGGACGGCCTGTCAATTCAGTCCCATAATCCACAGCTGGCAGAAACGGGGCTCCCCGATTACGCCTCTAAGAACGATGTGGCTTTATACAAGGGGTATTATTATTTCGTGGAGACGCAGGGGTCGACGAATCACGTCTATCGCTCCCCGATCAAGAGTCCGACGGATAAGGAAACCGTGTATGACTACAATATCGACAATGGCCGAGGGATACAGAATGGGGTTTCCTTCGAGTTTCGAGATGAAGTCCTCTGGTTGAACTATCATGTAGGCGGGGCTACGATGGGTTACGATGTCTACGTCAAGATCTCAGCTGACGGCAAGGCGACCGTGGCGCAACAGGGCTATCTAGATTTCTTTGAAACGGGTTATGGCACCATTATCGCTAATGACGGGAATCCTCCGTTCGCGGGCAACCTGTCCCTCATGTCCTCCGGGCAGGACCGATCTTCTATCAAGCTCCTAGGTAGTCCAGACATGATGTACGGCAGGCATGTGACGGTGGACACGAACAGTGTCGGCGTCGGAGGCGATAATGGATCCATGACCGTGGTGGGGGACAGCGTCTACGTTATGGGGGCGACATACCCCAAGGATAACAGTAACTTGAACAACATCTATAAGATTAATCTTCAGAGCGGGACCTCCGTCAAAGTGGTAAACGCCTCAGTCAGCCGGTTTCGTGTTATCGACAACAAGCTGTATTACGTAAAGGATGCAGATAACGCGCTATACCGCTCCGAGATGGACGGAACAGGGGAGTTGAAGCTCACCGAGCGCTCGGTGGGTTGGTTCGGAATGGCCGGCGGGAATGTGTTCTATACCTCGCCTGCCCCCTCATTCGACGGGACGGTCGTCCATGCGAATCTGTATCAGAAGAATCCGGACGGCGAAGACTGGATCGTGCTACGTGATTCGGTGAAGGCAGTACAGATGGAGAATGACCGACTGGTCTGCATCATGGGCGACTATGCACCTTATGGAATGGAACTGCTGGACGGCTCTGGCCGCCTATTGCTGGAGGTGGCGAACCCAATTGCACGCATACATGCGTCCGACGACGGCATTCTCGTTGCTACTTCCGGCGACTTAGGCATACGGACGATATCGTTGACCGATAAATAA
- a CDS encoding GNAT family N-acetyltransferase encodes MQYSEVIFRLHKRTDTEKIVTLINRDPFHLLNGTSVGEFELSLDEPGRRTRENTFVIETNQTIIGFFSLSFLEKDMYILVDCFGTVDFVWRRQGIGTKVFGFIINRLKMMRVEESKQIQFKHRALSSIPGEERLGENFGLKEQSILEILCLKNLKDSLFSQAPRSYGFHSPTLAEANVWTHIYNEAFNDNRNIESVLHEFMGTNFSNSLYLICTDDNQNPLGILSTTINGSFARIPTIAVSRKWQNQGIGKILLSEGLRRLRDFGVLEVRLAVDSKNEAAKSLYKKLGFIHESKRTNLVITL; translated from the coding sequence GTGCAGTATTCTGAAGTTATCTTTCGATTGCATAAGCGGACTGATACAGAGAAAATTGTAACCTTAATTAACCGCGATCCTTTTCACTTATTGAATGGTACTTCCGTTGGAGAGTTTGAGCTATCCTTGGATGAGCCAGGGAGAAGAACCAGAGAAAATACTTTTGTTATTGAGACTAATCAGACTATCATTGGCTTTTTTTCATTAAGCTTCTTAGAAAAGGATATGTACATATTAGTCGACTGTTTTGGTACAGTAGATTTCGTTTGGAGAAGACAGGGAATAGGCACTAAGGTTTTCGGATTTATAATAAATAGACTTAAAATGATGAGGGTTGAAGAATCAAAACAAATCCAATTCAAGCACCGTGCCCTGAGCAGTATTCCGGGAGAGGAAAGACTCGGCGAAAATTTTGGATTGAAAGAACAAAGTATTTTGGAAATACTTTGTTTGAAAAATTTGAAGGACTCATTGTTTAGCCAAGCGCCAAGATCTTACGGATTCCATTCTCCGACGCTAGCAGAGGCGAATGTATGGACTCATATTTACAATGAAGCATTTAATGATAACAGAAATATTGAGAGTGTTTTACATGAGTTTATGGGGACGAACTTTTCGAATAGCCTTTATCTAATTTGTACAGACGATAACCAAAATCCTTTAGGTATACTTTCTACAACTATTAATGGCTCTTTTGCTCGAATTCCAACAATTGCAGTGAGTCGTAAGTGGCAAAATCAAGGGATCGGGAAAATCTTATTATCCGAAGGCTTACGGAGATTAAGAGATTTCGGAGTTTTGGAAGTTCGTCTAGCTGTAGATAGCAAAAATGAAGCTGCTAAGTCGTTATATAAAAAATTAGGTTTTATCCATGAATCTAAACGAACCAATCTCGTTATCACACTATAA
- a CDS encoding IS110 family transposase produces the protein MKSNPINSQNQRVERISTTTLVIGIDIAKEKHAAQAINFRGIVLTKRPILFSNDLAGFEHLEHSIRKLQKMHGMNDFVVGMESTGHYWFNIANWLVDQGIDVALVNPMTTKRNKENRDNSPSKNDPKDALVIADAVSRGFYTAFAPKDEAFRRIRVMVTNREHWVVKSGRIKNRIHRWLDIRFPEYRQAFDDIFSDRSLATLRRFPAPSDLLQLTPEQMVQIWGEYMARPGGVRGKNKALELQSLARHSVGDTTALEEDKWELRHLIEEYERICRIIDEADEMIEKVLPEIPCSDLVRSVGASVPATAAILAFGGDLRKLSHGNQLLRKAGLNLAERSSGKYKGQIKLTKRGNSLLRKHLCFTVFHLLSFNEAFQAMHAHNTEVKRMTKMQSMMKLIGKLARMLVAMAREGHTFSMDKALLPLAA, from the coding sequence ATGAAGTCTAATCCAATTAATTCTCAAAATCAACGTGTAGAACGAATCTCCACTACCACTCTGGTCATAGGCATTGACATTGCCAAGGAGAAGCATGCTGCACAAGCCATTAATTTTCGAGGTATTGTCCTCACAAAGCGCCCTATTCTATTTTCAAATGACCTTGCTGGCTTTGAGCATTTAGAACACAGTATTCGGAAATTACAGAAGATGCACGGCATGAATGACTTCGTTGTGGGAATGGAGAGCACCGGTCACTACTGGTTCAATATTGCCAACTGGTTGGTGGATCAAGGAATTGATGTGGCTCTTGTCAATCCAATGACAACCAAACGCAATAAGGAAAACAGAGATAACTCACCTTCCAAGAACGACCCAAAGGATGCTCTGGTCATCGCCGATGCGGTAAGTCGCGGGTTCTACACAGCCTTCGCTCCAAAGGATGAAGCATTCCGCCGTATACGGGTTATGGTTACAAACAGAGAGCACTGGGTTGTTAAATCAGGACGGATTAAGAATAGAATCCACCGCTGGCTCGATATCCGTTTTCCAGAATACAGACAAGCATTTGATGATATTTTTAGCGATCGTTCCTTGGCCACTTTGCGCCGGTTCCCAGCCCCTTCTGACCTATTGCAGCTAACTCCGGAGCAAATGGTACAGATCTGGGGTGAATATATGGCTAGACCTGGTGGGGTGCGAGGTAAGAACAAGGCGCTGGAACTTCAATCACTCGCTAGACATAGCGTGGGAGACACTACTGCCCTTGAAGAAGACAAATGGGAGCTAAGGCACCTCATCGAAGAATATGAAAGAATCTGCCGAATCATTGATGAAGCGGACGAGATGATTGAAAAGGTACTGCCTGAAATTCCTTGTTCAGATCTCGTTCGATCTGTCGGTGCTTCCGTTCCTGCAACGGCTGCCATATTGGCATTTGGCGGGGACTTACGTAAGCTGTCTCACGGAAATCAGTTATTGCGCAAGGCAGGATTGAACTTAGCAGAACGAAGTTCTGGCAAGTATAAGGGGCAAATCAAGCTCACCAAACGAGGCAACTCACTACTGCGCAAGCATCTCTGCTTCACTGTGTTTCACCTGCTATCTTTCAATGAGGCGTTCCAAGCCATGCATGCGCACAATACCGAAGTGAAACGAATGACAAAAATGCAGTCCATGATGAAGCTGATTGGGAAACTGGCCCGGATGCTTGTAGCCATGGCAAGAGAAGGACATACATTCTCCATGGATAAGGCCCTGCTACCATTAGCAGCATAA
- the ltrA gene encoding group II intron reverse transcriptase/maturase translates to MNADYTANATNENARRLQNTLYLAAKENPKRKFHALYDKVFRKDILQEAWTRVKTNRGSAGIDGQSIEFILREIGEEFFIEEIRQQLMNGEYRPSPVKRKEIPKPDGKTRPLGIPTVRDRTVQMATKLVIEGIFEADFKDCSYGFRPKRSAHQAIKSIRESINWGAAVNWVVDVDITGYFDNISHSKLMKLVEERICDRRILKLIRQWLEAGVMKDGVWHKTKIGSPQGGVISPLLANIYLNYLDTIWEKRFSHLGKLVRYADDLVILCRYKPQALEAIHVLKAIFGKLELTMNTSKSKLVCLWRNQDGFDFLGFHHRKMPHLHKKGVMYRLRSFPSKKAMKKMRTRLKEETASRGRLNWSLKLMVELLNPMIQGWRNFYAHQDVDRSMANRFLAKVDWYILRRLRQFWNNKHRKRKRNWSEMHILLQRTGLKTLCTWKNRTAQDEERRKAVCGKTARTV, encoded by the coding sequence GTGAATGCCGATTACACGGCTAACGCCACCAATGAAAACGCTCGACGACTCCAAAATACCCTCTATCTTGCGGCTAAGGAGAACCCGAAGCGTAAGTTTCATGCGCTGTACGACAAAGTATTCCGGAAAGATATCCTGCAAGAAGCATGGACAAGAGTGAAAACCAATCGTGGAAGTGCCGGCATCGATGGACAATCAATCGAATTCATCCTTCGAGAGATTGGTGAAGAATTCTTCATCGAAGAGATCAGACAACAGCTAATGAATGGGGAATACCGACCGTCTCCGGTCAAACGGAAAGAGATTCCGAAACCTGACGGAAAGACACGTCCCTTGGGCATTCCAACAGTCCGTGACCGAACTGTTCAGATGGCAACCAAACTGGTGATCGAAGGCATATTCGAAGCAGATTTTAAAGATTGCTCTTACGGATTTCGCCCCAAGCGGTCGGCTCACCAGGCTATAAAGAGCATCCGGGAAAGCATCAATTGGGGAGCCGCCGTCAACTGGGTGGTCGACGTAGATATTACTGGCTACTTCGATAATATCTCCCACAGCAAGCTGATGAAACTGGTCGAAGAACGCATCTGCGACAGGCGCATTCTAAAGTTAATTAGACAGTGGCTTGAAGCAGGTGTAATGAAGGATGGCGTATGGCACAAAACGAAGATTGGAAGCCCACAAGGCGGTGTAATATCTCCTCTTCTGGCCAACATCTATCTCAACTACCTCGATACGATATGGGAAAAACGGTTTTCTCATCTGGGCAAGCTAGTCAGGTATGCAGATGATCTTGTCATTCTTTGCCGGTACAAGCCGCAGGCACTCGAAGCTATTCATGTACTCAAGGCCATCTTCGGAAAACTAGAGTTAACCATGAACACGTCAAAATCAAAGTTAGTATGTCTATGGAGGAATCAGGATGGGTTTGACTTTCTTGGTTTTCACCACAGGAAGATGCCGCATCTCCATAAAAAAGGGGTTATGTATAGACTTCGAAGCTTTCCATCGAAGAAAGCAATGAAGAAGATGCGTACTCGTTTGAAGGAAGAAACGGCATCCAGAGGCCGATTAAACTGGTCGTTAAAACTGATGGTCGAGCTACTGAATCCTATGATCCAAGGATGGCGTAACTTCTACGCTCATCAGGATGTGGATCGAAGTATGGCAAACCGTTTCCTTGCAAAAGTTGACTGGTACATTCTGAGGAGATTGAGACAGTTCTGGAATAACAAACACAGGAAGCGCAAGCGGAATTGGTCGGAGATGCATATTCTGCTTCAACGTACAGGACTGAAAACATTATGCACTTGGAAAAACCGTACTGCCCAAGATGAAGAACGTCGGAAAGCCGTATGCGGGAAAACTGCACGTACGGTTTGA
- the ltrA gene encoding group II intron reverse transcriptase/maturase, whose amino-acid sequence MNAVKSANYTKVKVQELQRTLYLAAKANTKRRFHALYDKVSRSDVMWEAWKRVKANRGSAGIDGVTIQYIILEYGEEQFVRDTQQQLLEGTYRPKPVRRKDIPKGDGKTRPLGIPVIRDRLVQMAAKIILEAIFEADFKDCSFGFRPKRSARQAIEAIRKTVNYGRVYWVVDVDITGYFNNIPHAKLLKLLEQRVSDRRVLKLIRNWLKAGVMEEGLFHDTEIGSPQGGVISPLLANIYLNYLDSIWEKQFSHIGTLVRYADDLVILCRQKTHALEAIQVLKAVFQKLELSMNTDKSKLVNVWMDEEGFDFLGFHHRRMPRLFKTGKFYDLRSFPSKKAMKKMRAKVKEVTGPRSLLYWSPKQMVDKLNPIIQGWKNYYGSVDPGTSNKFLTNVDWYIIGRLTLYWNKKHKRNHLHPRKVAEVLGRIGLKRVSAWGSYTAQGEEHRKAVCGKTARTV is encoded by the coding sequence GTGAATGCAGTGAAATCTGCTAACTACACGAAAGTAAAAGTTCAAGAACTTCAAAGAACCCTCTACCTTGCGGCGAAGGCAAATACCAAGCGCAGATTTCATGCTCTGTACGACAAAGTGAGCAGATCAGATGTGATGTGGGAAGCATGGAAACGGGTCAAGGCAAATCGAGGTAGTGCAGGAATCGACGGTGTGACGATTCAGTACATCATACTGGAGTATGGGGAAGAGCAATTTGTGAGAGACACGCAACAACAGTTGCTTGAGGGTACCTACCGTCCCAAGCCAGTACGAAGAAAGGATATACCGAAAGGCGATGGGAAAACGCGTCCGTTAGGAATACCCGTAATTCGGGATAGACTGGTACAAATGGCGGCGAAAATAATCCTAGAGGCGATCTTCGAGGCGGATTTCAAAGATTGCTCGTTCGGGTTTCGGCCGAAACGAAGCGCAAGACAAGCGATCGAGGCGATTCGCAAGACGGTAAATTACGGGAGAGTGTACTGGGTGGTGGATGTAGACATCACAGGGTATTTTAACAACATCCCGCATGCCAAATTGCTCAAACTTCTGGAACAACGTGTTAGCGATCGAAGAGTATTAAAACTCATTCGAAATTGGCTGAAAGCCGGCGTCATGGAAGAAGGCTTGTTCCATGACACGGAAATCGGTAGCCCACAAGGTGGGGTTATTTCCCCGTTACTTGCGAACATCTACCTAAACTATCTCGATTCAATATGGGAGAAACAATTCTCTCATATTGGCACATTGGTGCGATATGCCGATGATTTAGTCATTTTGTGCAGGCAAAAGACCCACGCTCTTGAAGCCATTCAAGTGCTTAAGGCAGTCTTCCAAAAATTGGAGCTGTCGATGAATACGGACAAGTCCAAGTTAGTGAACGTGTGGATGGACGAGGAAGGATTCGACTTTCTTGGATTCCATCACCGCCGCATGCCAAGGTTGTTTAAGACAGGGAAATTCTATGACCTTCGTAGCTTTCCTTCCAAGAAAGCGATGAAGAAGATGCGTGCTAAGGTGAAGGAAGTAACTGGCCCACGATCGCTGCTCTACTGGTCGCCTAAACAAATGGTGGACAAGCTCAATCCCATCATACAAGGTTGGAAAAACTACTACGGGAGCGTAGATCCAGGCACGAGCAATAAGTTCCTAACAAATGTGGACTGGTATATCATCGGGAGATTGACACTGTACTGGAACAAGAAACACAAACGAAATCATCTGCACCCGAGAAAGGTAGCAGAAGTTCTCGGACGTATAGGACTGAAACGAGTTAGTGCTTGGGGTAGCTATACTGCACAAGGTGAAGAACATCGGAAAGCCGTATGCGGGAAAACCGCTCGTACGGTTTGA
- a CDS encoding DUF2569 family protein, which yields MQKQKNLAGIRGWLLFYASYSIVGVSINPYYIFKMIKEVQEWDLESVYAIGSYILLEVLFIISLFNLLKKNKNGPLITIITELVAILFEIIDFFLSDRTLYDVLDSALIIIVGMIWILYFRYSKRVNATF from the coding sequence GTGCAAAAACAGAAAAACCTAGCAGGAATCAGAGGCTGGCTTCTATTCTATGCGAGTTACTCAATTGTTGGAGTTTCGATCAATCCATATTACATATTCAAGATGATAAAAGAGGTACAAGAATGGGACCTTGAAAGTGTGTATGCTATTGGTTCTTATATTTTACTTGAAGTTCTTTTTATCATTTCTCTTTTTAATTTATTAAAGAAGAACAAGAATGGACCATTGATTACTATCATAACTGAATTAGTAGCGATATTATTTGAAATAATTGATTTCTTTCTCTCAGATAGAACACTATATGATGTTCTTGATTCAGCTCTTATAATTATTGTGGGAATGATATGGATTTTATATTTTAGATATTCGAAACGTGTAAATGCAACTTTTTGA
- a CDS encoding stage II sporulation protein P, with protein sequence MKNKPLVYIYHTHNRESFVPELQIT encoded by the coding sequence TTGAAAAATAAACCTTTAGTTTATATTTACCATACTCACAACCGCGAATCTTTCGTGCCTGAACTACAAATAACATGA